The genomic segment CACATCAAACATCACTGGAAGAAACAACTCCTTGGACGAAGAATATGAAGAGAATGACAACAAGGACGAGCACGCCAAGCTGAGAAAGTCCCTCAAAATCATGACTCTCATTATTTTCTGCCTGGCCTTTGTTCTCGGTGTGTTGGGTAATGGAGTGGTTATCTGGGTGACCGGGTTCAAGATGAAGAAAACAATTAACACCGTTTGGTTCCTCAATCTCGCTGTGGCTGACTTCCTCTTCACGGCGTTCCTGCCCCTGGGTGTGACGTACATGGCTTTGGGTAACCACTGGCCTTTTGGCAACTTTATGTGCAGACTCAATGCCCTTGTACTATCCTTGAACATGTTCGCCAGCATCTACATCCTGGTGGTGATCAGTGTGgacagatgtgtgtctgtggtgtggcCCATCTGGGCCCAGAACCACCGAAGTGTACGCAAGGCGTCCTGCGTGAGTCTGGGTGTTTGGTTACTGGCTCTGATTCTCAGCGCTCCATTCTTCATCTTCAGGGACACTGTGTCAGACCCTTACAATGAAGACACCATCTACTGCTTCAACAACTTTACCCTTTCTGACGACTATGAAACACCATCAGTGAAACAGCTGGGAGATTTTCGATATCAGACCATGACCATCACCCGCTTCCTCCTGGGATTCGTCGTCCCCTTCACCGTCATCGTCTCCTGTTATTCTGTGATCATCCATCGTCTCAGGAGGAACCGCACCCTGGCCAGCCAATCGAGTCGCCCCTTCAAGATCATCGCTGCCATCATCACCACTTTCTTCCTGTGCTGGGCGCCGTTTTACAGCATGACTGTAATCCAGCTGGTTTATTACACTGCGATCAGCCGGAGTGAAACCTTGGGCCACGTCATCACTATCGGTGAGCCTATAGCAACCAGCCTGGCCTTTCTCAATAGCTGCCTGAACCCGCTGCTGTATGTGTTCATGGGCAAAGATCTTAAGGAAAAAGTCCGCAAGTCCATCCTGAACCTGTTGGAGACTGCCTTCCAGGAGGAAGAGACACACTCTTACACTAACACAAAgtcaacagacagagacaagaaAGCTAGTAATACCGACGAAGCAGAATaatgtataaattctgctgtaGAAAGCACATGTTCATCTTTACAGAAAACAGGATCTTATCACCAAAACTTCTTGAATTTCAAAAAGGCACCCAGAAGGCATTGCAAAATATGTATTACATAAATGTATGGTTGAATGACAGAAAAAGTGCGAGAAAAGGGAGCTTAGTTTCTTCGTCTTTCACATGCACGGCAAATTCTGATGCATCCTGTGacaaattctaaaaaaaatagaggatgatgtttgttgtttatgGCTCATCATTTAGAATATATTAATAACATAGTAAATATTATGTTTTGATGAAGAAcatcaagtgtttttttaagataaaCTTATGGTTAAGCTGGCATATAAATCTATAGTGTCAAATAGTGCTTTGAACAAATAGGCTCATAGAAAGTTAATTTCACAACTTCCCCCTCATACCCAACCCCACCCACTGATGCCAtcgtatgtgtgtttgtgtgtgtgtgagtgtgaaagagAGATATTTGTCAATCAGCTTAAGGAAGAAATACTTTACGTTACCATTAGATTATCATGAATTAAGTAGCACCTGCATTGTAAACTTGCATAGAACAGCTTCATTTGATCTTTAAATCATTGCCAGTTGTTCTGGGGGATTTCgggatgtcttttttttttgtcttttgatgATGATGGCTGTTATTTTGATACTTTTTTGTCACCACCATTATTTCCATTATCAAAATATTATCAGAACTTGACCACCTTTTCTCTCAAAATGTTCATCTCATTATCACCTTATAATATCACATTACACTGtgacaaatgtgttttactATATAAGGCTGCACATCACTTATTATAAGTTTCTTTTATCATGATATACAataattgaatgtttttttacctAGGAAAAATACTTTAGTAGAATGGTTTGCGCATCAGGGCAAATTTTGTTTAGTattaaaattcatttaaaaattaCTTCCCTATTCTCCACTGATGCAAAGGAGCGGCTCCTGTGAACCTAATAAAGACATATGTTTCTGACTACGACTTTGTCATTTTGTGAGAGTCTGTAACCTCATCCTGAGAACATGCATGCTGTGTAAAATCTCTTTGATCTAGTGTCAACACTTCAATGTACAAGATACAGGGTAATCCCTCTGGTGTTAAAAGTCTTTTGAAAAACTCTCTTCATAACATTGACTGTGCAGCAGAGGGAGCCATTGTGCACATCATCCAGTAATTTTCTCAGACAGGATCATtaactggaggagaaaataaataacatctTCAGTATGTTTTTGCGCCAAAGTCTGTAACTATCAGGACGTTGTTCATTTTCTTATTCCTGTAATTTACTCCCGTGGGTAAATTCAATTCCTGAAATCATTTTGAAGGTCAAAGGAAATAATGTGCCATTtagagaaaaatattttgtaattgtttttttattattgttattattgtcattattgtcattattgttatttgtattcttcttctttttttcttcttcttcttcttcttcttcttcttcttcttcttcttcttcttcttcttcttcttcttcttcttcttcttcttcttcttcttcttcttcttcttcttcttattgttatttttgaGGTTTTGTGTTAAAGTTTGTTAAAAAGGGGGCGGGGGgtattttaatcttttattattattatttgtattatccTTATACTTGTCTTATTATGATACACTGGAATAACGTACGCAGTGTGCGCCATGACGTCAGCGCGCTCCCCAGTTCGTCACGTTCCTGTGGGACGGTCGCGGCCTGCAGCGCTGAACACACGGCGGCCCCACAGAGGATTCTCCCTGGACTCTGCTCCGGATCTCCACTGCCCGGAGATGTGATCCGATTCCCGGTAAGTCGAGCATCAGTTCACCGTCCCAGCTAACCGGCTAACACCAGCATGTCCGGTTGTGTGAAAAACGAAGTTCTCCCGTTGCTGTGCAGCGTAAGCAGGCAGCTGCTAACGTTGGCTTTCGTGTGACCACAGTATTATCCCCCAGCTTCACATAGCGTCCGTGGGCTGCTCTCCCTTCACGCTTCTCTGCAGCCCGTGTGTCGTTCAAAGAGGTTTCAATCCAACGTGCTATTTCAATTTGATTCCAACGTTAGCTTTAGTGTAAGCTAATCCTAACTAGCTACAACGGTAGCCGAAACAATATGCATGTTAGTGCTTCAGTCTCCCCCTGGCGGCTTGCATCTGCATATTAAACACACTGTTGACGAAAAATATAATGTGAATTCCTTTTTAAATGACAACCTATAATTTTTGTTTTGGTCACAGCCCTTTTTTCTCTTAAAGAAACGTTTTAGGAAATAAGCAAATCCATCCCCATTTAGTGTTCAttagtttgtcattttgttgaGCCATGTCTTTTATGAATGAGTGCTCTATTCTAGATAACAGTTTTTAGTATAGTAGTGG from the Limanda limanda chromosome 11, fLimLim1.1, whole genome shotgun sequence genome contains:
- the LOC133013468 gene encoding chemerin-like receptor 1; its protein translation is MMELMTATPFYAMNTSNITGRNNSLDEEYEENDNKDEHAKLRKSLKIMTLIIFCLAFVLGVLGNGVVIWVTGFKMKKTINTVWFLNLAVADFLFTAFLPLGVTYMALGNHWPFGNFMCRLNALVLSLNMFASIYILVVISVDRCVSVVWPIWAQNHRSVRKASCVSLGVWLLALILSAPFFIFRDTVSDPYNEDTIYCFNNFTLSDDYETPSVKQLGDFRYQTMTITRFLLGFVVPFTVIVSCYSVIIHRLRRNRTLASQSSRPFKIIAAIITTFFLCWAPFYSMTVIQLVYYTAISRSETLGHVITIGEPIATSLAFLNSCLNPLLYVFMGKDLKEKVRKSILNLLETAFQEEETHSYTNTKSTDRDKKASNTDEAE